A window from Salvia miltiorrhiza cultivar Shanhuang (shh) chromosome 2, IMPLAD_Smil_shh, whole genome shotgun sequence encodes these proteins:
- the LOC131010810 gene encoding probable E3 ubiquitin-protein ligase RHG1A isoform X1: MQGPSSSVSTLPENISFDHGSASGDSTIESQMPWTSMQTTVQNRLPDYRMSSSSETNNQYLQHVRREGPSVEWSVGETSSSSSQRLGDQNERKMEHTWTFGPRTNLALEERQYEQSDILSLDNIDVNSHGSQSAHGAFGLRTSSSNALPQDLNMISGFVDSEDDDCQVVERPSSYISIGPSNEQMQAPGTSSDSFSMPPGRGGYVMDEREDRPGCSMDGRRMSCKRKALEVHTGQSSGVGSSSCFQHDERSQWHTMPAAHVAVSNTSMPMSTDNDAVVHNGSEPANPRLRLGVGAAGSAPPFSLTSSGNAESSRRNFRLRVNGLYQQESLPNNPFSTETDVGNVDVSSSRYSSRLLRNHLFDMSPAPTVENATLNSQPALHVPPVRRHHQSRWSGASSSRSSRSSAAAAAAAAVSEDRMPFGEPSSRHIPRSISEHPMFVPASEMGNSSQNPTNWNFPGGNNSMAGNAASSSRAGTSTGLNASAPSWSHRNHLQYPRRLSEIVRRSLLPSAGAEAGGQSGNHAARSGSSALPQEMVLPSGSDSHGHRALNSRSAYLDRHLDGAFGVPYSLRTLAAAGEGRGSIMSEQIRQVLDLMRRGEGLRFEDVMILDHSVLFGMADIHDRHRDMRLDVDNMSYEELLALEERIGNVCTGLTEEAVTSRLKRRKYVASKADNPAETEPCSICREEYNNGEDLGALECGHDFHADCIKQWLMHKNLCPICKTTGLTT, encoded by the exons ATGCAAGGGCCAAGTAGCTCTGTGAGTACTTTGCCTGAAAATATAAGTTTTGATCATGGCTCCGCGTCGGGTGATTCTACCATAGAGTCCCAAATGCCGTGGACTAGTATGCAGACCACCGTGCAAAACCGGCTACCAGATTACAGAATGTCGTCGTCTAGTGAGACCAATAATCAGTATTTGCAACATGTGAGGCGTGAGGGACCGAGTGTGGAGTGGAGTGTAGGCGAAACCAGTTCCAGTTCGTCGCAGCGCCTAGGCGATCAAAATGAGAGGAAAATGGAGCATACTTGGACCTTTGGCCCGAGAACTAACCTTGCCTTAGAAGAGAGGCAATATGAACAATCTGATATTCTTTCATTGGATAACATCGATGTGAACTCACATGGCAGTCAGAGCGCACACGGTGCTTTTGGTTTGCGCACATCTAGTTCCAATGCCCTTCCTCAGGATCTTAATATGATCTCGGGGTTTGTTGATTCTGAGGATGATGACTGTCAGGTAGTCGAACGTCCCAGCTCCTACATATCTATTGGACCATCTAACGAGCAGATGCAAGCTCCCGGCACTTCCTCTGATTCGTTCAGCATGCCTCCTGGACGTGGTGGCTATGTGATGGATGAGAGGGAGGACAGGCCGGGTTGTTCCATGGATGGGCGACGCATGTCATGCAAGCGGAAAGCCCTTGAAGTGCACACAGGACAGTCTTCGGGAGTAGGCAGCTCGAGTTGTTTTCAACACGATGAAAGAAGCCAATGGCATACCATGCCAGCTGCTCATGTCGCTGTAAGCAACACTAGTATGCCCATGTCGACAGACAATGATGCCGTCGTTCATAATGGTTCGGAGCCTGCAAACCCGAGGCTTAGGCTTGGTGTTGGAGCAGCTGGTTCTGCACCTCCTTTCTCTTTGACTTCTTCAGGGAATGCGGAAAGTTCCCGGAGAAATTTCCGTTTGCGAGTTAATGGCTTATACCAACAAGAATCTTTACCTAACAACCCGTTTTCAACCGAGACTGATGTTGGAAATGTAGACGTTTCATCTTCTCGATACTCTTCTAGATTACTCCGTAATCATTTATTTGATATGAGCCCGGCTCCCACTGTGGAAAATGCAACCCTTAACAGCCAGCCAGCCCTGCACGTTCCTCCTGTTCGCCGTCATCATCAATCTAGGTGGAGTGGAGCATCGAGCTCAAGAAGTAGCAGGtcgtctgctgctgctgctgctgctgctgctgtttccGAAGACAGGATGCCTTTTGGAGAACCTTCGTCAAGACATATTCCCAGAAGCATTTCCGAGCATCCTATGTTTGTTCCAGCCAGTGAGATGGGAAATTCGTCTCAGAATCCTACAAACTGGAACTTTCCGGGTGGAAACAATAGTATGGCTGGAAATGCTGCGTCTAGCTCTCGGGCGGGGACCAGCACCGGGCTCAATGCTTCTGCACCTAGTTGGTCCCATCGGAACCATCTTCAGTATCCTCGGAGATTATCAGAGATTGTACGGAGATCTCTGTTGCCAAGTGCAGGTGCCGAGGCTGGGGGTCAAAGCGGTAATCATGCTGCAAGATCAGGTTCCTCCGCACTACCACAGGAGATGGTACTTCCGTCAGGTTCTGATAGTCATGGTCATCGTGCGCTGAACTCGAGATCAGCATATTTGGACAGGCATCTTGATGGTGCTTTTGGAGTACCGTATTCGCTGAGGACTTTGGCCGCTGCGGGTGAAGGAAGAGGCAGTATAATGTCCGAG CAGATTCGCCAAGTATTGGACCTCATGCGGAGAGGGGAGGGCCTGAGGTTTGAG GATGTGATGATCCTCGATCACTCTGTCCTTTTTGGGATGGCTGACATCCATGACCGACACCGGGATATGCGACTAGATGTTGATAACATGTCGTATGAG GAACTTTTGGCCCTTGAGGAGCGCATCGGAAATGTGTGCACGGGGCTGACTGAAGAAGCTGTTACGAGCCGTTTGAAGCGACGGAAATACGTAGCCAGCAAAGCTGACAATCCAGCTGAGACGGAGCCTTGCAGTATATGTCGG gaggagtacaacaacgGTGAAGATCTCGGAGCGTTGGAATGTGGGCACGATTTCCATGCGGACTGCATCAAGCAATGGCTCATGCACAAGAACTTATGCCCTATTTGTAAAACAACGGGGCTGACCACCTGA
- the LOC131010810 gene encoding probable E3 ubiquitin-protein ligase RHG1A isoform X2 produces MQGPSSSVSTLPENISFDHGSASGDSTIESQMPWTSMQTTVQNRLPDYRMSSSSETNNQYLQHVRREGPSVEWSVGETSSSSSQRLGDQNERKMEHTWTFGPRTNLALEERQYEQSDILSLDNIDVNSHGSQSAHGAFGLRTSSSNALPQDLNMISGFVDSEDDDCQVVERPSSYISIGPSNEQMQAPGTSSDSFSMPPGRGGYVMDEREDRPGCSMDGRRMSCKRKALEVHTGQSSGVGSSSCFQHDERSQWHTMPAAHVAVSNTSMPMSTDNDAVVHNGSEPANPRLRLGVGAAGSAPPFSLTSSGNAESSRRNFRLRVNGLYQQESLPNNPFSTETDVGNVDVSSSRYSSRLLRNHLFDMSPAPTVENATLNSQPALHVPPVRRHHQSRWSGASSSRSSRSSAAAAAAAAVSEDRMPFGEPSSRHIPRSISEHPMFVPASEMGNSSQNPTNWNFPGGNNSMAGNAASSSRAGTSTGLNASAPSWSHRNHLQYPRRLSEIVRRSLLPSAGAEAGGQSGNHAARSGSSALPQEMVLPSGSDSHGHRALNSRSAYLDRHLDGAFGVPYSLRTLAAAGEGRGSIMSEIRQVLDLMRRGEGLRFEDVMILDHSVLFGMADIHDRHRDMRLDVDNMSYEELLALEERIGNVCTGLTEEAVTSRLKRRKYVASKADNPAETEPCSICREEYNNGEDLGALECGHDFHADCIKQWLMHKNLCPICKTTGLTT; encoded by the exons ATGCAAGGGCCAAGTAGCTCTGTGAGTACTTTGCCTGAAAATATAAGTTTTGATCATGGCTCCGCGTCGGGTGATTCTACCATAGAGTCCCAAATGCCGTGGACTAGTATGCAGACCACCGTGCAAAACCGGCTACCAGATTACAGAATGTCGTCGTCTAGTGAGACCAATAATCAGTATTTGCAACATGTGAGGCGTGAGGGACCGAGTGTGGAGTGGAGTGTAGGCGAAACCAGTTCCAGTTCGTCGCAGCGCCTAGGCGATCAAAATGAGAGGAAAATGGAGCATACTTGGACCTTTGGCCCGAGAACTAACCTTGCCTTAGAAGAGAGGCAATATGAACAATCTGATATTCTTTCATTGGATAACATCGATGTGAACTCACATGGCAGTCAGAGCGCACACGGTGCTTTTGGTTTGCGCACATCTAGTTCCAATGCCCTTCCTCAGGATCTTAATATGATCTCGGGGTTTGTTGATTCTGAGGATGATGACTGTCAGGTAGTCGAACGTCCCAGCTCCTACATATCTATTGGACCATCTAACGAGCAGATGCAAGCTCCCGGCACTTCCTCTGATTCGTTCAGCATGCCTCCTGGACGTGGTGGCTATGTGATGGATGAGAGGGAGGACAGGCCGGGTTGTTCCATGGATGGGCGACGCATGTCATGCAAGCGGAAAGCCCTTGAAGTGCACACAGGACAGTCTTCGGGAGTAGGCAGCTCGAGTTGTTTTCAACACGATGAAAGAAGCCAATGGCATACCATGCCAGCTGCTCATGTCGCTGTAAGCAACACTAGTATGCCCATGTCGACAGACAATGATGCCGTCGTTCATAATGGTTCGGAGCCTGCAAACCCGAGGCTTAGGCTTGGTGTTGGAGCAGCTGGTTCTGCACCTCCTTTCTCTTTGACTTCTTCAGGGAATGCGGAAAGTTCCCGGAGAAATTTCCGTTTGCGAGTTAATGGCTTATACCAACAAGAATCTTTACCTAACAACCCGTTTTCAACCGAGACTGATGTTGGAAATGTAGACGTTTCATCTTCTCGATACTCTTCTAGATTACTCCGTAATCATTTATTTGATATGAGCCCGGCTCCCACTGTGGAAAATGCAACCCTTAACAGCCAGCCAGCCCTGCACGTTCCTCCTGTTCGCCGTCATCATCAATCTAGGTGGAGTGGAGCATCGAGCTCAAGAAGTAGCAGGtcgtctgctgctgctgctgctgctgctgctgtttccGAAGACAGGATGCCTTTTGGAGAACCTTCGTCAAGACATATTCCCAGAAGCATTTCCGAGCATCCTATGTTTGTTCCAGCCAGTGAGATGGGAAATTCGTCTCAGAATCCTACAAACTGGAACTTTCCGGGTGGAAACAATAGTATGGCTGGAAATGCTGCGTCTAGCTCTCGGGCGGGGACCAGCACCGGGCTCAATGCTTCTGCACCTAGTTGGTCCCATCGGAACCATCTTCAGTATCCTCGGAGATTATCAGAGATTGTACGGAGATCTCTGTTGCCAAGTGCAGGTGCCGAGGCTGGGGGTCAAAGCGGTAATCATGCTGCAAGATCAGGTTCCTCCGCACTACCACAGGAGATGGTACTTCCGTCAGGTTCTGATAGTCATGGTCATCGTGCGCTGAACTCGAGATCAGCATATTTGGACAGGCATCTTGATGGTGCTTTTGGAGTACCGTATTCGCTGAGGACTTTGGCCGCTGCGGGTGAAGGAAGAGGCAGTATAATGTCCGAG ATTCGCCAAGTATTGGACCTCATGCGGAGAGGGGAGGGCCTGAGGTTTGAG GATGTGATGATCCTCGATCACTCTGTCCTTTTTGGGATGGCTGACATCCATGACCGACACCGGGATATGCGACTAGATGTTGATAACATGTCGTATGAG GAACTTTTGGCCCTTGAGGAGCGCATCGGAAATGTGTGCACGGGGCTGACTGAAGAAGCTGTTACGAGCCGTTTGAAGCGACGGAAATACGTAGCCAGCAAAGCTGACAATCCAGCTGAGACGGAGCCTTGCAGTATATGTCGG gaggagtacaacaacgGTGAAGATCTCGGAGCGTTGGAATGTGGGCACGATTTCCATGCGGACTGCATCAAGCAATGGCTCATGCACAAGAACTTATGCCCTATTTGTAAAACAACGGGGCTGACCACCTGA